A genomic region of Micromonospora sp. NBRC 110009 contains the following coding sequences:
- a CDS encoding polysaccharide deacetylase family protein, with product MADGGGRWGRRTILRRATLLAGGAALGVAATSQTVWIADRRLPLAGGPASATLGNRHQQVGAGSVEVAWGVRTSERMIALTFDDGPQPQWTPMVLDILERYAVPATFFLVGERARQHAGLVRGRLARHEVGNHSWAHHDLARMDAHTAYDDLKRSHDAIAEAAGTEPRLLRPPWGHLGGAVLHAAARLDYSLVLWTLQMREDEFPHDPSGHARRIVADVQPGTILLGHDVGHEQRLVALRGLPEMITGLRDRGYRFVTVSQLLGHTVGVAR from the coding sequence ATGGCGGACGGCGGGGGCCGGTGGGGCAGGCGCACGATCCTGCGCCGGGCCACCCTGCTGGCCGGCGGCGCGGCGCTGGGGGTCGCCGCCACCTCGCAGACCGTCTGGATCGCCGACCGTCGGCTTCCGCTCGCCGGCGGGCCCGCCAGCGCCACCCTGGGCAACCGCCACCAGCAGGTCGGCGCCGGTTCCGTCGAGGTCGCCTGGGGGGTACGCACCAGCGAGCGCATGATCGCGCTCACCTTCGACGACGGCCCGCAGCCACAGTGGACGCCGATGGTGCTGGACATCCTGGAGCGGTACGCCGTCCCGGCCACCTTCTTCCTGGTCGGGGAGCGGGCCCGGCAGCACGCCGGCCTGGTGCGCGGCCGGCTGGCCCGGCACGAGGTCGGCAACCACAGCTGGGCCCACCACGACCTGGCCCGGATGGACGCGCACACCGCGTACGACGACCTGAAGCGCAGCCACGACGCGATCGCCGAGGCGGCCGGGACGGAGCCCCGGCTGCTCCGCCCGCCCTGGGGGCACCTGGGCGGCGCGGTGCTGCACGCCGCCGCCCGGCTGGACTACTCGCTCGTGCTGTGGACGTTGCAGATGAGAGAGGACGAGTTCCCGCACGACCCGTCCGGTCACGCCCGGCGGATCGTCGCCGACGTCCAACCCGGCACGATCCTGCTCGGCCACGACGTCGGCCACGAGCAGCGCCTGGTGGCGCTCCGCGGCCTGCCGGAGATGATCACCGGGTTGCGGGACCGCGGCTACCGGTTCGTCACGGTCTCCCAACTGCTCGGGCACACCGTCGGAGTGGCCCGGTAA
- a CDS encoding MFS transporter, with amino-acid sequence MSPTLSVLVRNRDFRSLFLAELVVFGADWFVMVPLLVLLPELTGSGVWGALVLAVDTGTTALLLPYTGTIADRFDRRKIMMVANLAALAGILLLLGVRGAGTAWLALVSIALVAVAKAFYSPAAQAALPNVLDPADLAAGNAVAGSAWGTMTVVGASLGGMLSAAAGPYVSFWVAAGGLAVAAGLAALIRRPLQAPRDPALATPRTWPAIREALGYIAHRPRVLALVTVKSAVGLGNGVLTVFPLLAAVYGAGPIGTGLLFASRGAGALVGPILMRRVLSNRAWLLTGLALSMSLYGVAYLGTSVVDWFPLVLVLVFLAHLGGGSNWVMSNYALQGEVPDRLRGRVFATDMMLATLAISVSQLVVALVVDAVNERTVLAGCGLVTVVYAVGWRLATRRLSLTDPAEQPEPTRAA; translated from the coding sequence GTGTCGCCGACCCTTTCCGTGCTGGTCCGCAACCGTGACTTCCGCAGCCTCTTCCTCGCCGAGCTGGTGGTGTTCGGCGCCGACTGGTTCGTCATGGTGCCGCTGCTGGTGCTCCTGCCGGAGCTGACCGGCAGCGGGGTGTGGGGGGCGCTGGTGCTCGCCGTGGACACCGGCACGACGGCGCTGCTGCTGCCGTACACCGGGACCATCGCGGACCGGTTCGACCGGCGGAAGATCATGATGGTGGCGAACCTCGCCGCGCTGGCCGGCATCCTGCTCCTGCTCGGCGTCCGGGGCGCCGGGACGGCCTGGCTGGCCCTGGTGTCGATCGCGCTGGTGGCGGTGGCGAAGGCGTTCTACTCGCCGGCCGCCCAGGCCGCCCTGCCGAACGTGCTCGACCCGGCGGACCTGGCCGCCGGCAACGCCGTCGCCGGTTCCGCCTGGGGCACCATGACCGTGGTCGGCGCCTCGCTCGGTGGCATGCTCAGCGCCGCCGCCGGGCCGTACGTCAGCTTCTGGGTGGCGGCGGGCGGCCTGGCGGTGGCCGCGGGCCTGGCCGCGCTGATCCGACGGCCGTTGCAGGCGCCCCGCGACCCGGCGCTGGCCACCCCGCGCACCTGGCCGGCGATCCGCGAGGCGCTGGGCTACATCGCGCACCGGCCGCGGGTGCTCGCCCTGGTCACCGTGAAGTCGGCGGTCGGCCTGGGCAACGGGGTGCTGACCGTCTTCCCGCTGCTCGCCGCGGTATACGGGGCCGGGCCGATCGGCACCGGCCTGCTCTTCGCCAGCCGGGGTGCGGGTGCCCTGGTCGGCCCGATCCTGATGCGCCGGGTGCTGTCCAACCGGGCCTGGCTGCTGACCGGCCTGGCGCTGTCCATGTCCCTCTACGGCGTGGCCTACCTCGGCACCTCGGTGGTCGACTGGTTCCCGCTGGTGCTGGTCCTGGTCTTCCTGGCCCACCTCGGCGGCGGCAGCAACTGGGTGATGTCCAACTACGCCCTGCAGGGCGAGGTGCCGGACCGGCTGCGGGGCCGGGTCTTCGCCACCGACATGATGCTGGCGACGCTGGCCATCTCGGTCAGCCAGCTCGTGGTGGCGCTGGTGGTGGACGCGGTGAACGAGCGGACCGTGCTGGCCGGCTGTGGCCTGGTCACGGTGGTCTACGCGGTGGGCTGGCGGCTGGCCACCCGGCGGCTCTCGCTCACCGACCCCGCGGAGCAGCCGGAGCCCACCCGCGCCGCCTGA
- a CDS encoding phosphodiester glycosidase family protein encodes MRIRSRSARLAGVLLLTPMLTLVGPVPAGVAAPAAPPSTPAEDAPAASSRPDSAVALAREGAAGLAPAGGLDTAKTTRPVAPGLDLTSFDRYDADGWLRADALTADLSGGVTVDYVNSGAVTRDEPLRTAVDRARAVAAVNGDFFDINNSGAAQGIGIRSGELIQSPVAGHSNAVAVSAEGLGRVIQIGFEGSATLPVGPVPLTQFNNMVQPNGIGVFTPLWGSYTRQRAVSGAARLVEVTVTGGKVATVATAAGEGPIPAGSTVLLGREAGADALAALRPGDPVGLTWRPKASDGTSPRAAVGGGSVLVRDGVVQDIADQSLAPRTSVGFSADGRKLIMMTVDGRQVDSRGVTQTEMGRMMRELGAWNALNLDGGGSSTLLAREPGAAAVQVENSPSDGSERPVPNGLAIYAPEGSGRLTGYWLETASDPTAAPGVAPVRGGRPDRVFPGLTRRLTAAGYDETYGPAAGAPQWRADPAAQGTVDDEGVFRAGRPGHSTVTAWREEARGALDLTVLGPLERIDATVDRLGLNKAGDTALFGVVGYDAEGNTAPIEPADLKLEYDNDLLAITPRADGNLDLKALGDTGSALVAVTVRGTRTVLPVTIGLTDVPVAGFDDAASWKFSQARASGAVAPAPGHTGTGLKLSYDFSQSTGTRAAYADPPAWIDVPGQPQAFGMWIKGNGTGEWPSLHLHDAQDTQFVLRGPYVTWTGWRYVEFAVPPGVQYPVRVRRFYVAETDPAKQYKSEVVIDDLVARVPPTVQVPAEENRTDRVVLRDGTVDGAPWRFAVMSDAQFVAADPDSDLVAQARRTLREIRAAKPDFLVIDGDFVDTAYPADFALAKRILDEELGGELPYYYVPGNHEMMGAPIDNFRSVFGDTSRVFDHQGTRFVTLSTATGSLRGGGFDQVELLRDTLDAAAADPAVGSVTVLFHHPPRDPSPAKASQLLDRKEAALVEQWLADFQHRTGKGALMVNGHVGTFHADRVDGVPYVINGNSGKNPSTPPELGGFTGWTEFGVDPVTPQEAERARRDPLAEGPDWVEAEFHAHVDRLSLAAPASVAVGAPAPVTATLTQPGGRTIPVAAPVSADWSASPNLLVGGADEVKPWHVARFDPATGRLTALRAGGQVVLAVTVNGVRAEATVTLTAAEAPAA; translated from the coding sequence ATGCGCATCCGCAGTCGATCCGCCCGTCTCGCCGGTGTCCTGCTGCTGACGCCGATGCTCACCCTGGTCGGACCCGTCCCGGCCGGCGTCGCGGCACCCGCCGCCCCGCCGAGCACCCCCGCCGAGGACGCCCCGGCAGCGTCGTCCCGCCCCGACTCCGCGGTGGCCCTGGCCCGAGAGGGCGCCGCCGGTCTGGCGCCGGCCGGTGGCCTGGACACCGCGAAGACCACCCGTCCGGTCGCCCCCGGACTCGACCTGACCTCCTTCGACCGGTACGACGCCGACGGCTGGCTGCGCGCGGACGCGCTCACCGCCGACCTCTCCGGCGGCGTCACCGTGGACTACGTCAACTCCGGCGCGGTCACCAGGGACGAGCCGCTGCGCACCGCGGTGGACCGCGCCCGCGCGGTGGCCGCCGTCAACGGTGACTTCTTCGACATCAACAACTCCGGCGCCGCGCAGGGCATCGGCATCCGCTCCGGCGAGCTGATCCAGTCGCCGGTCGCCGGGCACAGCAACGCCGTCGCGGTCAGCGCGGAAGGGCTGGGCCGGGTCATCCAGATCGGCTTCGAGGGCAGCGCGACGCTGCCGGTCGGGCCGGTCCCGCTGACCCAGTTCAACAACATGGTCCAGCCGAACGGCATCGGAGTCTTCACCCCGCTCTGGGGCTCGTACACCCGGCAGCGGGCGGTGAGCGGCGCGGCGCGGCTGGTCGAGGTGACGGTGACCGGCGGCAAGGTGGCGACCGTGGCCACCGCCGCGGGCGAGGGCCCGATCCCGGCCGGCAGCACGGTCCTGCTCGGCCGGGAGGCCGGGGCGGACGCCCTGGCGGCGCTGCGGCCGGGCGACCCGGTCGGCCTGACCTGGCGGCCGAAGGCCTCCGACGGCACCAGCCCGCGGGCGGCGGTCGGCGGCGGCAGCGTGCTGGTCCGGGACGGGGTGGTGCAGGACATCGCCGACCAGAGCCTGGCCCCGCGCACCTCGGTCGGCTTCTCCGCCGACGGCCGCAAGCTGATCATGATGACGGTGGACGGCCGGCAGGTGGACAGCCGGGGCGTCACCCAGACCGAGATGGGCCGGATGATGCGCGAGCTGGGCGCGTGGAACGCGCTCAACCTCGACGGCGGCGGCTCCTCGACCCTGCTGGCCCGGGAGCCCGGCGCGGCGGCGGTCCAGGTGGAGAACAGCCCCTCGGACGGCAGCGAGCGCCCGGTGCCGAACGGCCTGGCCATCTACGCCCCCGAGGGCAGCGGCCGGCTCACCGGCTACTGGCTGGAGACCGCCAGCGACCCGACCGCGGCGCCCGGCGTCGCCCCGGTCCGCGGCGGCCGGCCGGACCGGGTCTTCCCCGGCCTCACCCGGCGGCTCACCGCCGCCGGCTACGACGAGACGTACGGGCCGGCGGCCGGCGCGCCGCAGTGGCGGGCCGACCCGGCCGCCCAGGGCACGGTGGACGACGAGGGCGTGTTCCGGGCCGGCCGGCCCGGCCACAGCACCGTCACCGCCTGGCGGGAGGAGGCGCGGGGCGCCCTCGACCTGACCGTGCTCGGCCCGCTGGAGCGGATCGACGCGACCGTCGACCGGCTCGGCCTGAACAAGGCGGGCGACACCGCCCTGTTCGGCGTGGTGGGCTACGACGCCGAGGGCAACACCGCGCCGATCGAGCCCGCCGACCTGAAGCTGGAGTACGACAATGACCTGCTCGCCATCACCCCGAGGGCGGACGGCAACCTGGACCTCAAGGCCCTCGGCGACACCGGCTCCGCCCTGGTCGCCGTGACCGTCCGCGGGACCCGCACGGTGCTGCCGGTGACCATCGGCCTGACCGACGTGCCGGTGGCGGGCTTCGACGACGCCGCGTCCTGGAAGTTCAGCCAGGCCCGGGCCAGCGGGGCCGTCGCCCCGGCTCCCGGGCACACCGGCACCGGCCTGAAGCTCTCCTACGACTTCAGCCAGTCCACCGGCACCCGGGCCGCGTACGCGGACCCGCCGGCCTGGATCGACGTGCCCGGCCAGCCGCAGGCCTTCGGCATGTGGATCAAGGGCAACGGCACGGGGGAGTGGCCCAGCCTGCACCTGCACGACGCCCAGGACACCCAGTTCGTGCTCCGCGGCCCGTACGTCACCTGGACCGGCTGGCGCTACGTGGAGTTCGCCGTCCCGCCCGGGGTGCAGTACCCGGTCCGGGTGCGCCGGTTCTACGTGGCCGAGACCGACCCGGCCAAGCAGTACAAGAGCGAGGTCGTCATCGACGACCTGGTGGCCCGGGTGCCGCCGACGGTGCAGGTTCCGGCCGAGGAGAACCGCACCGACCGGGTGGTGCTGCGCGACGGCACGGTGGACGGCGCACCCTGGCGGTTCGCGGTGATGTCCGACGCCCAGTTCGTCGCCGCCGACCCGGACAGCGACCTGGTCGCCCAGGCCCGCCGTACGCTCCGCGAGATCCGGGCGGCGAAGCCGGACTTCCTGGTCATCGACGGGGACTTCGTGGACACCGCGTACCCGGCCGACTTCGCGCTGGCCAAGCGGATCCTGGACGAGGAGTTGGGCGGCGAACTGCCCTACTACTACGTCCCGGGCAACCACGAGATGATGGGCGCCCCGATCGACAACTTCCGCAGCGTCTTCGGTGACACCTCGCGGGTCTTCGACCACCAGGGCACCCGGTTCGTCACGCTGAGCACGGCGACCGGGTCGCTGCGCGGCGGCGGCTTCGACCAGGTGGAGCTGCTGCGGGACACGCTCGACGCGGCCGCCGCCGACCCGGCCGTCGGTTCGGTGACGGTGCTCTTCCACCACCCGCCCCGCGACCCCAGCCCGGCCAAGGCCAGCCAGCTCCTCGACCGCAAGGAGGCCGCCCTGGTCGAGCAGTGGCTGGCCGACTTCCAGCACCGCACCGGCAAGGGCGCGCTGATGGTCAACGGGCACGTCGGCACCTTCCACGCCGACCGGGTGGACGGCGTGCCGTACGTGATCAACGGCAACTCGGGCAAGAACCCGTCCACCCCGCCGGAGCTCGGTGGCTTCACCGGCTGGACCGAGTTCGGCGTCGACCCGGTCACCCCGCAGGAGGCCGAGCGGGCCCGGCGCGACCCCCTCGCCGAGGGGCCGGACTGGGTCGAGGCGGAGTTCCACGCCCACGTCGACCGGCTCAGCCTGGCCGCGCCGGCCAGCGTCGCGGTCGGCGCCCCGGCGCCGGTCACCGCCACCCTCACCCAGCCCGGCGGCCGGACGATCCCGGTGGCCGCGCCGGTCAGCGCCGACTGGTCCGCTTCACCGAACCTGCTCGTCGGCGGGGCCGACGAGGTGAAGCCGTGGCACGTGGCCCGGTTCGACCCGGCCACCGGGCGCCTGACCGCGCTGCGGGCCGGCGGCCAGGTGGTGCTCGCGGTGACCGTCAACGGCGTCCGCGCCGAGGCGACGGTGACCCTGACGGCGGCGGAGGCGCCCGCCGCCTGA
- the rho gene encoding transcription termination factor Rho codes for MSDTTDVTSDVSNVAGDATTAAPTRRRRSGTGLSAMLLPELQSLAASLGISGTARMRKGELISAITERQGGAAAGTPRPRAEVAAAAAPVREEVHAEVREERAEAERRPAEQAAEPTEGRTRSRRGRAANAEARPAETRTEEATAETGERAERGEGRGRERAERGERAERGERAERGERAERGERAERGERAERGERAERGERAERGERGGDRTERNERADRGERAERNERGDRGERNERNDRGQRAERDHDGDEDGEGGGRRGRRSRFRDRRRGRGERAEGGDGGGREPQVGEDDVLVPVAGIIDVLDNYAFVRTTGYLAGPNDVYVSMSQIKKYGLRRGDAITGAVRAARDGEQRRDKYNPLVRLDTINGMEPEEAKRRPEFYKLTPLYPQERLRLETEPHILTTRVIDLVMPIGKGQRALIVSPPKAGKTMVLQAIANAITRNNPECHLMVVLVDERPEEVTDLSRSVKGEVIAATFDRPPQDHTTVAELAIERAKRLVELGHDVVVLLDSVTRLGRSYNLAAPASGRIMSGGIDSTALYPPKRFLGAARNIENGGSLTILATALVETGSMADTVIFEEFKGTGNAELKLDRKIADKRVFPAIDINPSGTRKEEVLLAPEELAIVHKLRKVLHSLDSQAALDLLLDRLKQSRTNIEFLMQIAKSTPGE; via the coding sequence TTGAGCGACACCACCGACGTGACGTCGGATGTTTCCAACGTCGCTGGCGATGCCACCACCGCCGCCCCCACGCGCCGCCGGCGCAGCGGTACCGGCCTGTCGGCGATGCTGCTGCCAGAGCTCCAGAGCCTGGCCGCGTCGCTCGGTATCTCCGGTACGGCTCGCATGCGTAAGGGCGAGCTGATCAGCGCGATCACCGAGCGGCAGGGCGGCGCCGCCGCCGGGACCCCTCGACCGCGGGCCGAGGTCGCGGCCGCGGCCGCACCCGTCCGGGAGGAAGTGCACGCCGAGGTGCGCGAGGAGCGCGCCGAGGCCGAGCGTCGCCCGGCGGAGCAGGCCGCCGAGCCGACCGAGGGTCGCACCCGGTCCCGCCGGGGCCGGGCCGCGAACGCCGAGGCGCGGCCGGCGGAGACGCGTACCGAGGAGGCCACCGCCGAGACCGGCGAGCGGGCCGAGCGCGGCGAGGGCCGTGGCCGTGAGCGGGCCGAGCGCGGTGAGCGGGCCGAGCGCGGTGAGCGGGCCGAGCGCGGTGAGCGGGCCGAGCGCGGTGAGCGGGCCGAGCGCGGTGAGCGGGCCGAGCGCGGCGAGCGGGCCGAGCGCGGCGAGCGGGCCGAGCGCGGCGAGCGCGGCGGCGACCGCACCGAGCGCAACGAGCGGGCCGACCGTGGCGAGCGGGCCGAGCGCAACGAGCGCGGTGACCGGGGCGAGCGCAACGAGCGCAACGACCGCGGTCAGCGGGCTGAGCGCGACCACGACGGTGACGAGGACGGCGAGGGCGGCGGCCGGCGCGGCCGGCGCAGCCGGTTCCGCGACCGTCGGCGTGGCCGCGGCGAGCGGGCCGAGGGCGGCGACGGAGGCGGCCGCGAGCCGCAGGTCGGCGAGGACGACGTGCTCGTCCCGGTCGCCGGCATCATCGACGTGCTCGACAACTACGCCTTCGTGCGGACCACCGGCTACCTGGCCGGCCCGAACGACGTCTACGTCTCGATGTCCCAGATCAAGAAGTACGGCCTGCGCCGCGGTGACGCCATCACCGGCGCCGTGCGGGCGGCCCGGGACGGCGAGCAGCGGCGCGACAAGTACAACCCGCTGGTCCGGCTCGACACCATCAACGGGATGGAGCCGGAGGAGGCGAAGCGTCGGCCGGAGTTCTACAAGCTCACTCCGCTCTACCCGCAGGAGCGGTTGCGGCTGGAGACCGAGCCGCACATCCTGACCACCCGGGTGATCGACCTGGTGATGCCGATCGGCAAGGGGCAGCGGGCGCTGATCGTGTCGCCGCCGAAGGCCGGTAAGACGATGGTGCTGCAGGCGATCGCGAATGCGATCACCCGCAACAACCCGGAGTGCCACCTGATGGTGGTGCTGGTCGACGAGCGGCCGGAAGAGGTCACCGACTTGTCTCGGTCGGTGAAGGGCGAGGTCATCGCGGCCACGTTCGACCGTCCGCCGCAGGACCACACCACGGTGGCGGAGCTGGCGATCGAGCGGGCGAAGCGCCTGGTCGAGCTGGGGCACGACGTGGTCGTGCTGCTCGACTCGGTGACCCGGCTCGGTCGGTCGTACAACCTGGCGGCGCCGGCCAGCGGCCGGATCATGTCGGGTGGTATCGACTCCACCGCGCTCTACCCGCCGAAGCGCTTCCTGGGCGCGGCCCGCAACATCGAGAACGGCGGCTCGCTGACCATCCTCGCCACCGCGCTGGTGGAGACCGGTTCGATGGCCGACACGGTCATCTTCGAGGAGTTCAAGGGCACCGGTAACGCCGAGCTCAAGCTGGACCGGAAGATCGCCGACAAGCGCGTCTTCCCGGCGATCGACATCAACCCCTCCGGCACCCGCAAGGAGGAGGTCCTGCTCGCGCCGGAGGAGCTGGCGATCGTCCACAAGCTCCGGAAGGTGCTGCACTCGCTGGACTCGCAGGCGGCGCTCGACCTCCTGCTCGACCGGCTCAAGCAGTCCCGGACGAACATCGAGTTCCTGATGCAGATCGCGAAGTCCACCCCGGGCGAGTGA
- the thrB gene encoding homoserine kinase has protein sequence MTFASGPVRVRVPATSANLGPGFDALGLALGLYDDVAAEVMPEGVRVTVAGEGAGELPADERHLVVTSMRATFDVLGGHPPGLALECVNRIPQARGLGSSSAAIVAGVLLARALVTDGATRLDDAAALRLAAEIEGHPDNVAPCLLGGFTIAWTESAGARAVSLPVAEAVRPTVFVPGERGLTAAARAALPATVPHPDAALTAGRAALLVHALTSDPALLLPATLDRLHQDYRAPGMPATAALVGALRAADVAAVVSGAGPTVLALTEVPTGFHAGTNWLRWELPIDVSGARVARGRLRHAERDPVAAGRKS, from the coding sequence ATGACTTTCGCCTCCGGTCCCGTGCGGGTCCGGGTGCCCGCGACCAGCGCCAATCTGGGCCCGGGCTTCGACGCGCTCGGGCTGGCCCTCGGGCTCTACGACGACGTGGCGGCCGAGGTGATGCCGGAGGGCGTCCGGGTGACGGTCGCCGGCGAGGGTGCCGGCGAGCTGCCCGCCGACGAGCGGCACCTGGTGGTGACGTCCATGCGGGCCACCTTCGACGTGCTGGGCGGGCATCCGCCGGGGCTGGCGCTGGAGTGCGTCAACCGGATCCCGCAGGCCCGGGGCCTCGGCTCCTCCTCGGCGGCCATCGTCGCCGGGGTGCTGCTGGCCCGCGCGCTGGTGACCGACGGCGCCACGCGGCTGGACGACGCCGCCGCGCTCCGGCTGGCCGCCGAGATCGAGGGGCACCCCGACAACGTCGCGCCGTGCCTGCTCGGCGGCTTCACGATCGCCTGGACGGAGTCGGCCGGGGCCCGGGCGGTCTCCCTGCCCGTCGCGGAGGCCGTCCGCCCCACCGTTTTCGTGCCCGGCGAACGCGGCCTCACCGCCGCCGCGCGGGCCGCGCTGCCGGCCACCGTGCCGCACCCGGACGCCGCGCTGACCGCCGGGCGGGCGGCGCTGCTGGTGCACGCGCTGACCAGCGATCCGGCACTGCTGCTCCCGGCCACCCTCGACCGGCTGCATCAGGACTACCGGGCCCCGGGGATGCCGGCGACCGCGGCCCTGGTGGGGGCGCTGCGTGCGGCGGATGTGGCGGCTGTGGTCAGTGGGGCGGGCCCCACCGTCCTGGCGTTGACCGAGGTCCCGACGGGATTCCACGCGGGAACAAACTGGCTGCGGTGGGAGTTGCCGATAGACGTCAGCGGTGCCCGGGTTGCCCGGGGTAGACTGAGACACGCCGAGCGGGACCCTGTTGCCGCAGGTCGGAAGAGTTGA